A window of the Paralichthys olivaceus isolate ysfri-2021 chromosome 5, ASM2471397v2, whole genome shotgun sequence genome harbors these coding sequences:
- the arhgap23a gene encoding rho GTPase-activating protein 23 isoform X11 — protein MDQAKGRRDGLSSAGDNPRPPMATRSGREGVGMGWKGPRTLVLRKNSQGFGFTLRHFIVYPPESTLHTNIKDEENGNGKGYQKGRLEPMDTIFVKNVREKGPAHQAGLCTGDRLVKVNGESVLGKTYSQVIALIQNSESVLELSIMPKDEDVLQLAYSQDAYLTGNDPYSGEAEHLPPPPPLCYPRTKTTTPGGAPPSTPMGQNQLDNWSRWPGSSSPSSPLDNHSAVGSPASWQEGRAGEPGGVGHSSPAHRTEEIKYGMTSKQPQGQTRGRSYSSSSSSGGPLSSPLQVHYPNHHAVSPPQPQSRKSSLAWTSPPLPQLSHSRNDRCQQALSEWFYSQQPEHSGRCMQTRHRSYSQDRLSETRRQQQRSGGWPHSASQDTLLLLQQSGPGPHGEPCWSYGDWEGGPGRGHHGANYTRTRSENLLAQYDRHGRSLEMLDRAAAGLVSPRFERPSWHQQAPQPPPRTDAYPRQGAHFGATQAPVVPRHTQPHSKHHPQPHTQAQQAAPQTRRLPPGQSMDDQPVGYRSYSPSFYRKTGRIMQQAHSFRDPSYSGPHLNWNSTPKISPPEGTAAPITSSAASPLASATPESQDRAYRPTNHERERGSVEGETEVVPQTQEVVLRQKPPTGRRNAHGMRHPHYALPMDGLEPSLFSSDPQDSAAAPGSSGDVAPRKPNGNLAPLSIEDDSLASIPFIAITTERSKSCDEGLNTFREEGRVFSRLPKRVKSFFTDGSLDNLGTAEEVRSKRHSTSELGNITYSDVRREGWLHYKQILTEKGKKVGSGMRPWKRVFSVLRSHSLFLYKDKREAVLRGATIGGSAEDDQPISIRGCLVDIAYSETKRKHALRLTTQDFCEYLLQAEDREDMLEWIKVIRENSKTDNEELGFSRQALINKKLNDYRKQSPTGSKPDSSPRMPRMKPTFLNKTENAAAAPRSPKSDGKDESSPPKSPWGINIMKKTKKAGPKAFGVRLEECQPGVNNKFIPLIVEICCGLVEEMGLEYTGIYRVPGNNAMVSMLQDQLNKGVDINPAEEKWQDLNVVSSLLKSFFRKLPEPLFTNDKYNDFIDANRMDNASDRLKTMNKLIRDLPDHYYHTLKFLVGHLKTVADSSDKNKMEPRNLALVFGPTLVRTSEDNMKDMVTHMPDRYKIVETLIQHYIWFFTEELDMDEKTPVDTEDVQPVPNIDHLLSNIGRTALLGEASDSTNSDSAKSKGSWGSKKDLTAKDFLTLSIMSAVTGRKRRKRHNGRRVGSSTDDDSEHEPIKAGHPGAEEEVEVSPVGDTAPRAEGEEDDDDEEEEEEEDEEVVESGVKEEVEQEVVTAIPSRPCCKEEEEAGGRQAVILLQEEEARAEVKGPAWRAPEDARSIVSGYSTLSTLGRSLGSEGRGDDADDEHSELVSETDNESGFASRSLTQERPDKHPTPPVNTQPPAAPRSFLYTHYKPPVLSSTNLLAPPTPLTHTPDSAERSEGGARSTTPSSSSFSSSSTTHRLHSRPSFNSHKLIQCDTLARKKMKSEKAKARSLDLMELSEASAQCDGAGSGSDGAPRVRRDISRTNPSSGSSQESLRPARSKPARPPSEAASFTPTGPGGRSLAEQVCARLLGSADDLRSVGLRKPLSPETRRKRRAWRRHTVVASPTETSNKIPAMIVNDFPLSPISQNQVKSPGLPRDADVLEQGPAARQVPTSRFHQYL, from the exons GCATACTCCCAGGATGCCTACCTGACAGGCAACGATCCCTATTCAGGGGAAGCTGAGCACCTCCCACCACCTCCGCCCCTCTGTTACCCACGCACCAAGACCACCACCCCTGGTGGAGCCCCTCCATCTACGCCCATGGGCCAGAACCAGCTGGATAACTGGAGTCGCTGGCCAGGCTCTTCCAGCCCCTCTTCACCCCTGGATAACCACTCGGCTGTGGGCAGCCCCGCCAGCTGGCAGGAGGGGCGGGCAGGAGAGCCTGGAGGTGTGGGTCATAGCAGCCCAGCCCACCGCACAGAGGAGATCAAGTATGGTATGACCAGCAAGCAGCCTCAGGGTCAGACCAGGGGGCGCTCTtactcttcctcttcctcgtcgGGAGGCCCCTTGTCCAGCCCGCTCCAAgtccactaccccaaccaccaCGCTGTCAGTCCCCCGCAGCCCCAGTCACGGAAGTCCAGTTTGGCCTGGACCAGTCCTCCCCTGCCACAGCTCAGCCACAGTCGCAACGACCGCTGCCAGCAGGCGCTCTCAGAATGGTTCTACAGCCAGCAGCCTGAGCACTCAGGACGCTGCATGCAGACACGCCACCGCAGCTACTCTCAGGACCGACTCAGTGAAAcaaggaggcagcagcagcggtcaGGTGGCTGGCCGCACAGCGCCTCCCAGGACACGCTGCTGTTATTACAGCAGTCAGGACCAGGACCCCACGGAGAGCCCTGCTGGTCATATGGAGACTGGGAGGGGGGCCCAGGTAGGGGCCACCATGGCGCTAACTATACTCGAACTCGCTCTGAAAACCTTTTGGCCCAGTACGATCGCCATGGCCGCTCGTTAGAGATGCTGGACCGAGCAGCAGCTGGACTGGTCTCACCTCGGTTTGAGAGGCCTTCATGGCACCAACAGGCTCCCCAGCCGCCCCCCAGAACTGATGCTTACCCAAGACAGGGGGCCCATTTTGGTGCAACACAAGCTCCTGTGGTACCCcgacacacacagccacattCTAAACACCAcccacagccacacacccaGGCCCAACAAGCTGCCCCCCAGACCAGGCGGCTCCCCCCTGGGCAGAGCATGGACGACCAGCCCGTGGGCTACCGCAGCTACAGCCCCTCTTTTTACCGCAAGACAGGCCGCATCATGCAGCAAGCCCACTCTTTCAGGGACCCCTCATACTCTGGCCCTCACTTGAACTGGAACTCAACCCCTAAAATCAGCCCCCCAGAGGGCACAGCCGCACCCATCACCTCCTCTGCGGCCTCTCCCCTTGCCTCCGCCACTCCCGAATCCCAGGATAGAGCTTACAGGCCCACAAACCACGAGAGGGAACGAGGGTCGGTGGAGGGGGAGACGGAGGTGGTGCCACAGACCCAGGAAGTTGTGTTGAGGCAGAAACCTCCCACCGGGCGGAGGAACGCCCACGGCATGCGTCATCCCCACTACGCGCTGCCCATGGACGGGCTGGAACcctctttgttttcctcagatCCCCAGGACTCAGCCGCTGCTCCTGGTTCCTCAGGAGACGTAGCCCCGCGCAAACCAAACGGCAACCTCGCCCCGCTTTCCATAGAGGATGACTCTCTGGCCTCCATACCCTTCATTG CCATCACCACCGAGCGCTCCAAGTCATGCGACGAAGGACTCAACACGTTCAGGGAGGAAGGCCGGGTCTTCTC GAGGCTACCAAAGAGAGTGAAGAGTTTCTTCACCGACGGG tcactGGACAACCTTGGGACAGCAGAGGAGGTTCGATCTAAGCGGCACTCTACCTCCGAGCTGGGAAACATCACTTACAGCGACGTGCGGAGAGAAGGATGGCTGCACTACAAACAAATCCTCACAGAGAAGGGCAAG AAGGTGGGCAGCGGCATGCGTCCGTGGAAACGAGTCTTTTCGGTACTTCGCTCCCATTCGCTGTTCCTCTACAAGGACAAGAGGGAGGCGGTGCTCCGCGGGGCCACAATCGGTGGCTCGGCGGAGGACGACCAGCCTATCAGCATCCGGGGCTGCCTGGTGGACATCGCATACAGTGAGACCAAACGAAAACACGCCCTGCGACTGACCACGCAGGACTTCTGTGAGTATCTGCTGCAGGCGGAGGACCGGGAGGACATGCTGGAGTGGATCAAGGTCATCAGGGAGAACAGCAAGACAGACAacgag GAGCTTGGATTTTCCAGACAGGCACTCATcaataaaaaactgaatgatTACAGAAAACAAAG TCCGACAGGCAGCAAGCCAGACTCCTCTCCCAGGATGCCCCGCATGAAGCCTACCTTCCTCAACAAGACGGAGAACGCTGCTGCAGCGCCACGCTCCCCCAAATCAGACGGCAAAG ATGAGAGCAGCCCACCAAAGTCTCCGTGGGGCATCAACATcatgaagaagacaaagaaggCCGGGCCCAAAGCTTTCGGAGTGAGGTTGGAGGAATGTCAGCCTGGTGTAAATAACAAG TTCATCCCATTGATTGTGGAGATCTGCTGCGGCCTGGTGGAGGAGATGGGTTTGGAATACACCGGAATCTACAGGGTCCCAGGGAATAACGCCATGGTGTCGATGCTTCAGGACCAGCTCAACAAGGGCGTCGACATCAACCCTGCAGAGGAG AAGTGGCAGGACCTGAACGTCGTAAGCAGTTTACTCAAATCCTTCTTCAGGAAACTCCCAGAGCCGCTCTTCACCAACG ACAAGTACAACGACTTTATTGATGCCAATCGGATGGACAATGCATCTGACAGATTAAAGACCATGAACAAACTG ATCCGAGACCTCCCTGATCATTACTATCACACTCTGAAGTTCCTGGTCGGTCACCTGAAGACGGTAGCGGACAGCTCAGATAaaaacaag ATGGAGCCTCGTAACCTGGCGCTGGTGTTTGGGCCGACTCTGGTTCGGACGTCAGAGGACAACATGAAAGACATGGTCACACACATGCCTGACCGCTACAAGATAGTAGAGACGCTCATCCAGCAT TACATCTGGTTTTTCACTGAAGAACTAGACATGGATGAAAAG ACGCCTGTGGACACGGAGGACGTGCAGCCTGTCCCCAACATCGACCACCTGCTGTCCAACATTGGCAGGACCGCTCTGCTCGGGGAGGCCTCAG ACTCAACCAACAGTGACTCAGCTAAATCGAAG GGGTCGTGGGGGTCAAAGAAGGACCTCACAGCGAAGGACTTCCTGACTCTGTCCATCATGTCAGCTGTAACAGGCCGCAAGCGCAGAAAGCGGCACAACGGCCGCCGCGTGGGCAGCAGCACTGACGACGACTCAGAGCACGAGCCAATCAAAGCCGGACATCCAggggcagaggaggaagtggaggtgtCACCCGTAGGGGACACTGCTCCTcgggcagagggagaggaagatgacgatgatgaggaagaagaggaagaggaagatgaggaagttGTAGAAAGCGGAGTGAAAGAGGAGGTAGAACAAGAGGTGGTGACGGCTATTCCCAGCCGGCCGTGctgcaaagaggaagaggaggcaggaggaagaCAGGCAGTGATattgctgcaggaggaagaggcacGGGCAGAGGTTAAAGGGCCAGCATGGCGAGCGCCAGAGGATGCACGCTCCATTGTTTCCGGTTACTCCACCCTCTCCACCTTAGGGCGCAGCCTGGGATCAGAGGGGAGGGGCGACGATGCTGATGATGAGCACAGCGAGCTGGTGAGCGAGACGGACAATGAAAGCGGCTTTGCCTCACGCTCCCTCACCCAGGAGAGACCCGATAAACACCCCACCCCACCCGTGAACACACAACCGCCAGCAGCCCCGCGCAGCTTCCTGTATACACACTACAAACCCCCGGTTCTCTCATCCACAAACCTGCTCGCCCCGCCCAcaccgctcacacacacaccagactcTGCGgagaggagtgaaggaggagcaCGCTCCACCAcgccctcgtcctcctccttctcctcctcctccaccacacaCAGACTGCACTCACGGCCTTCCTTCAACTCCCACAAGCTGATCCAGTGTGACACTCTGGCCAGGAAGAAGATGAAGTCGGAGAAGGCAAAGGCTCGCTCCCTGGACCTGATGGAGCTGTCCGAGGCCTCTGCCCAGTGCGATGGGGCCGGCTCTGGGTCAGACGGTGCGCCCAGAGTAAGGAGGGATATCTCTAGAACCAACCCCTCCTCAGGCAGCAGTCAGGAAAGCCTGCGCCCCGCCCGGTCCAAACCTGCAAGGCCGCCCAGCGAGGCTGCCTCCTTCACCCCGACTGGCCCGGGCGGCAGGTCTCTGGCTGAGCAGGTTTGCGCTCGTCTGCTGGGCTCGGCCGATGACCTGCGCAGTGTGGGACTGCGAAAACCGCTCTCACCTGAGACACGGAGGAAAAGACGGGCCTGGCGCAGACACACCGTGGTAGCCTCCCCGACTGAGACGTCCAACAAGATACCCGCAATGATTGTCAATGACTTCCCCCTGTCTCCTATCAGTCAAAACCAGGTCAAATCACCAGGGCTGCCTCGGGATGCAGACGTTCTCGAACAAGGACCTGCTGCACGTCAAGTACCCACCTCTAGATTCCACCAGTACCTGTGA
- the arhgap23a gene encoding rho GTPase-activating protein 23 isoform X5 has product MNGVAFCLVGIPPYSENHAKGRRDGLSSAGDNPRPPMATRSGREGVGMGWKGPRTLVLRKNSQGFGFTLRHFIVYPPESTLHTNIKDEENGNGKGYQKGRLEPMDTIFVKNVREKGPAHQAGLCTGDRLVKVNGESVLGKTYSQVIALIQNSESVLELSIMPKDEDVLQLVSAYSQDAYLTGNDPYSGEAEHLPPPPPLCYPRTKTTTPGGAPPSTPMGQNQLDNWSRWPGSSSPSSPLDNHSAVGSPASWQEGRAGEPGGVGHSSPAHRTEEIKYGMTSKQPQGQTRGRSYSSSSSSGGPLSSPLQVHYPNHHAVSPPQPQSRKSSLAWTSPPLPQLSHSRNDRCQQALSEWFYSQQPEHSGRCMQTRHRSYSQDRLSETRRQQQRSGGWPHSASQDTLLLLQQSGPGPHGEPCWSYGDWEGGPGRGHHGANYTRTRSENLLAQYDRHGRSLEMLDRAAAGLVSPRFERPSWHQQAPQPPPRTDAYPRQGAHFGATQAPVVPRHTQPHSKHHPQPHTQAQQAAPQTRRLPPGQSMDDQPVGYRSYSPSFYRKTGRIMQQAHSFRDPSYSGPHLNWNSTPKISPPEGTAAPITSSAASPLASATPESQDRAYRPTNHERERGSVEGETEVVPQTQEVVLRQKPPTGRRNAHGMRHPHYALPMDGLEPSLFSSDPQDSAAAPGSSGDVAPRKPNGNLAPLSIEDDSLASIPFIDEPTSPGADLRARHVPASSVVSSGMSSAPAVVTSPASPTFTFPLTRLFSHDCSSIKSSRRSSYLLAITTERSKSCDEGLNTFREEGRVFSRLPKRVKSFFTDGSLDNLGTAEEVRSKRHSTSELGNITYSDVRREGWLHYKQILTEKGKKVGSGMRPWKRVFSVLRSHSLFLYKDKREAVLRGATIGGSAEDDQPISIRGCLVDIAYSETKRKHALRLTTQDFCEYLLQAEDREDMLEWIKVIRENSKTDNEELGFSRQALINKKLNDYRKQSPTGSKPDSSPRMPRMKPTFLNKTENAAAAPRSPKSDGKDESSPPKSPWGINIMKKTKKAGPKAFGVRLEECQPGVNNKFIPLIVEICCGLVEEMGLEYTGIYRVPGNNAMVSMLQDQLNKGVDINPAEEKWQDLNVVSSLLKSFFRKLPEPLFTNDKYNDFIDANRMDNASDRLKTMNKLIRDLPDHYYHTLKFLVGHLKTVADSSDKNKMEPRNLALVFGPTLVRTSEDNMKDMVTHMPDRYKIVETLIQHYIWFFTEELDMDEKTPVDTEDVQPVPNIDHLLSNIGRTALLGEASDSTNSDSAKSKGSWGSKKDLTAKDFLTLSIMSAVTGRKRRKRHNGRRVGSSTDDDSEHEPIKAGHPGAEEEVEVSPVGDTAPRAEGEEDDDDEEEEEEEDEEVVESGVKEEVEQEVVTAIPSRPCCKEEEEAGGRQAVILLQEEEARAEVKGPAWRAPEDARSIVSGYSTLSTLGRSLGSEGRGDDADDEHSELVSETDNESGFASRSLTQERPDKHPTPPVNTQPPAAPRSFLYTHYKPPVLSSTNLLAPPTPLTHTPDSAERSEGGARSTTPSSSSFSSSSTTHRLHSRPSFNSHKLIQCDTLARKKMKSEKAKARSLDLMELSEASAQCDGAGSGSDGAPRVRRDISRTNPSSGSSQESLRPARSKPARPPSEAASFTPTGPGGRSLAEQVCARLLGSADDLRSVGLRKPLSPETRRKRRAWRRHTVVASPTETSNKIPAMIVNDFPLSPISQNQVKSPGLPRDADVLEQGPAARQVPTSRFHQYL; this is encoded by the exons GCATACTCCCAGGATGCCTACCTGACAGGCAACGATCCCTATTCAGGGGAAGCTGAGCACCTCCCACCACCTCCGCCCCTCTGTTACCCACGCACCAAGACCACCACCCCTGGTGGAGCCCCTCCATCTACGCCCATGGGCCAGAACCAGCTGGATAACTGGAGTCGCTGGCCAGGCTCTTCCAGCCCCTCTTCACCCCTGGATAACCACTCGGCTGTGGGCAGCCCCGCCAGCTGGCAGGAGGGGCGGGCAGGAGAGCCTGGAGGTGTGGGTCATAGCAGCCCAGCCCACCGCACAGAGGAGATCAAGTATGGTATGACCAGCAAGCAGCCTCAGGGTCAGACCAGGGGGCGCTCTtactcttcctcttcctcgtcgGGAGGCCCCTTGTCCAGCCCGCTCCAAgtccactaccccaaccaccaCGCTGTCAGTCCCCCGCAGCCCCAGTCACGGAAGTCCAGTTTGGCCTGGACCAGTCCTCCCCTGCCACAGCTCAGCCACAGTCGCAACGACCGCTGCCAGCAGGCGCTCTCAGAATGGTTCTACAGCCAGCAGCCTGAGCACTCAGGACGCTGCATGCAGACACGCCACCGCAGCTACTCTCAGGACCGACTCAGTGAAAcaaggaggcagcagcagcggtcaGGTGGCTGGCCGCACAGCGCCTCCCAGGACACGCTGCTGTTATTACAGCAGTCAGGACCAGGACCCCACGGAGAGCCCTGCTGGTCATATGGAGACTGGGAGGGGGGCCCAGGTAGGGGCCACCATGGCGCTAACTATACTCGAACTCGCTCTGAAAACCTTTTGGCCCAGTACGATCGCCATGGCCGCTCGTTAGAGATGCTGGACCGAGCAGCAGCTGGACTGGTCTCACCTCGGTTTGAGAGGCCTTCATGGCACCAACAGGCTCCCCAGCCGCCCCCCAGAACTGATGCTTACCCAAGACAGGGGGCCCATTTTGGTGCAACACAAGCTCCTGTGGTACCCcgacacacacagccacattCTAAACACCAcccacagccacacacccaGGCCCAACAAGCTGCCCCCCAGACCAGGCGGCTCCCCCCTGGGCAGAGCATGGACGACCAGCCCGTGGGCTACCGCAGCTACAGCCCCTCTTTTTACCGCAAGACAGGCCGCATCATGCAGCAAGCCCACTCTTTCAGGGACCCCTCATACTCTGGCCCTCACTTGAACTGGAACTCAACCCCTAAAATCAGCCCCCCAGAGGGCACAGCCGCACCCATCACCTCCTCTGCGGCCTCTCCCCTTGCCTCCGCCACTCCCGAATCCCAGGATAGAGCTTACAGGCCCACAAACCACGAGAGGGAACGAGGGTCGGTGGAGGGGGAGACGGAGGTGGTGCCACAGACCCAGGAAGTTGTGTTGAGGCAGAAACCTCCCACCGGGCGGAGGAACGCCCACGGCATGCGTCATCCCCACTACGCGCTGCCCATGGACGGGCTGGAACcctctttgttttcctcagatCCCCAGGACTCAGCCGCTGCTCCTGGTTCCTCAGGAGACGTAGCCCCGCGCAAACCAAACGGCAACCTCGCCCCGCTTTCCATAGAGGATGACTCTCTGGCCTCCATACCCTTCATTG ATGAGCCAACCAGCCCCGGCGCTGACTTGCGCGCCCGCCACGTGCCAGCGTCCTCCGTGGTGTCCAGCGGCATGAGTTCGGCGCCCGCCGTTGTCACCAGCCCCGCCTCCCCCACCTTCACCTTCCCTCTTACTAGGCTCTTCTCACACGACTGCA GCAGTATTAAATCCAGTCGCCGTTCCTCCTATCTTCTAGCCATCACCACCGAGCGCTCCAAGTCATGCGACGAAGGACTCAACACGTTCAGGGAGGAAGGCCGGGTCTTCTC GAGGCTACCAAAGAGAGTGAAGAGTTTCTTCACCGACGGG tcactGGACAACCTTGGGACAGCAGAGGAGGTTCGATCTAAGCGGCACTCTACCTCCGAGCTGGGAAACATCACTTACAGCGACGTGCGGAGAGAAGGATGGCTGCACTACAAACAAATCCTCACAGAGAAGGGCAAG AAGGTGGGCAGCGGCATGCGTCCGTGGAAACGAGTCTTTTCGGTACTTCGCTCCCATTCGCTGTTCCTCTACAAGGACAAGAGGGAGGCGGTGCTCCGCGGGGCCACAATCGGTGGCTCGGCGGAGGACGACCAGCCTATCAGCATCCGGGGCTGCCTGGTGGACATCGCATACAGTGAGACCAAACGAAAACACGCCCTGCGACTGACCACGCAGGACTTCTGTGAGTATCTGCTGCAGGCGGAGGACCGGGAGGACATGCTGGAGTGGATCAAGGTCATCAGGGAGAACAGCAAGACAGACAacgag GAGCTTGGATTTTCCAGACAGGCACTCATcaataaaaaactgaatgatTACAGAAAACAAAG TCCGACAGGCAGCAAGCCAGACTCCTCTCCCAGGATGCCCCGCATGAAGCCTACCTTCCTCAACAAGACGGAGAACGCTGCTGCAGCGCCACGCTCCCCCAAATCAGACGGCAAAG ATGAGAGCAGCCCACCAAAGTCTCCGTGGGGCATCAACATcatgaagaagacaaagaaggCCGGGCCCAAAGCTTTCGGAGTGAGGTTGGAGGAATGTCAGCCTGGTGTAAATAACAAG TTCATCCCATTGATTGTGGAGATCTGCTGCGGCCTGGTGGAGGAGATGGGTTTGGAATACACCGGAATCTACAGGGTCCCAGGGAATAACGCCATGGTGTCGATGCTTCAGGACCAGCTCAACAAGGGCGTCGACATCAACCCTGCAGAGGAG AAGTGGCAGGACCTGAACGTCGTAAGCAGTTTACTCAAATCCTTCTTCAGGAAACTCCCAGAGCCGCTCTTCACCAACG ACAAGTACAACGACTTTATTGATGCCAATCGGATGGACAATGCATCTGACAGATTAAAGACCATGAACAAACTG ATCCGAGACCTCCCTGATCATTACTATCACACTCTGAAGTTCCTGGTCGGTCACCTGAAGACGGTAGCGGACAGCTCAGATAaaaacaag ATGGAGCCTCGTAACCTGGCGCTGGTGTTTGGGCCGACTCTGGTTCGGACGTCAGAGGACAACATGAAAGACATGGTCACACACATGCCTGACCGCTACAAGATAGTAGAGACGCTCATCCAGCAT TACATCTGGTTTTTCACTGAAGAACTAGACATGGATGAAAAG ACGCCTGTGGACACGGAGGACGTGCAGCCTGTCCCCAACATCGACCACCTGCTGTCCAACATTGGCAGGACCGCTCTGCTCGGGGAGGCCTCAG ACTCAACCAACAGTGACTCAGCTAAATCGAAG GGGTCGTGGGGGTCAAAGAAGGACCTCACAGCGAAGGACTTCCTGACTCTGTCCATCATGTCAGCTGTAACAGGCCGCAAGCGCAGAAAGCGGCACAACGGCCGCCGCGTGGGCAGCAGCACTGACGACGACTCAGAGCACGAGCCAATCAAAGCCGGACATCCAggggcagaggaggaagtggaggtgtCACCCGTAGGGGACACTGCTCCTcgggcagagggagaggaagatgacgatgatgaggaagaagaggaagaggaagatgaggaagttGTAGAAAGCGGAGTGAAAGAGGAGGTAGAACAAGAGGTGGTGACGGCTATTCCCAGCCGGCCGTGctgcaaagaggaagaggaggcaggaggaagaCAGGCAGTGATattgctgcaggaggaagaggcacGGGCAGAGGTTAAAGGGCCAGCATGGCGAGCGCCAGAGGATGCACGCTCCATTGTTTCCGGTTACTCCACCCTCTCCACCTTAGGGCGCAGCCTGGGATCAGAGGGGAGGGGCGACGATGCTGATGATGAGCACAGCGAGCTGGTGAGCGAGACGGACAATGAAAGCGGCTTTGCCTCACGCTCCCTCACCCAGGAGAGACCCGATAAACACCCCACCCCACCCGTGAACACACAACCGCCAGCAGCCCCGCGCAGCTTCCTGTATACACACTACAAACCCCCGGTTCTCTCATCCACAAACCTGCTCGCCCCGCCCAcaccgctcacacacacaccagactcTGCGgagaggagtgaaggaggagcaCGCTCCACCAcgccctcgtcctcctccttctcctcctcctccaccacacaCAGACTGCACTCACGGCCTTCCTTCAACTCCCACAAGCTGATCCAGTGTGACACTCTGGCCAGGAAGAAGATGAAGTCGGAGAAGGCAAAGGCTCGCTCCCTGGACCTGATGGAGCTGTCCGAGGCCTCTGCCCAGTGCGATGGGGCCGGCTCTGGGTCAGACGGTGCGCCCAGAGTAAGGAGGGATATCTCTAGAACCAACCCCTCCTCAGGCAGCAGTCAGGAAAGCCTGCGCCCCGCCCGGTCCAAACCTGCAAGGCCGCCCAGCGAGGCTGCCTCCTTCACCCCGACTGGCCCGGGCGGCAGGTCTCTGGCTGAGCAGGTTTGCGCTCGTCTGCTGGGCTCGGCCGATGACCTGCGCAGTGTGGGACTGCGAAAACCGCTCTCACCTGAGACACGGAGGAAAAGACGGGCCTGGCGCAGACACACCGTGGTAGCCTCCCCGACTGAGACGTCCAACAAGATACCCGCAATGATTGTCAATGACTTCCCCCTGTCTCCTATCAGTCAAAACCAGGTCAAATCACCAGGGCTGCCTCGGGATGCAGACGTTCTCGAACAAGGACCTGCTGCACGTCAAGTACCCACCTCTAGATTCCACCAGTACCTGTGA